In the genome of bacterium, the window TTCAACAGGGCGGTGTCCGTCCTGAAGGGCTACATGAGCGATGGAGTTTTAGGAAAAATATACTACATCCACGCGGCCAGGACGAACCTCGGGCCGATCCGAAAAGACGTCAACGCCATCTGGGACCTTGCACCGCATGACATATCGACTATCTCATATCTTGTCGGGGCGCAGCCGATCGAGGTCTCAGCGACGGGCTCGTCCTATCTGTCGGACGGGGTTCAGGACATGGCCTTTATCTCGATGAGATACCCGGATGACGTCGCGGCGAACGTCCACGTCAGCTGGCTGTATCCACGCAAAATGCGGGAGACCACCATTATCGGCAGCAAAAAGATGGCGGTTTTAGACGACGTAAGCACGCTGGAGAAGATCAAGCTCTTCGACAAAGGCGTCATGAAGGAGCCTGCTTACGACAGTTACGGCGACTTCCAGCTGTCTCTTAGAAGCGGCGACATCACCATCCCCAATATCGAGGTCAAGGAACCATTGCTGGCCGAGTGCGCTCACTTCATCGACTGCGTTCTCAAAAGGAAGAGG includes:
- a CDS encoding Gfo/Idh/MocA family oxidoreductase gives rise to the protein MLRLGIIGCGSWGKNYVRAFGTLEGVKLAGLCDLSPERLESLRRRHPGAAITTDYRDLLERTDAVCIATEAVSHFKIASDALEAGKDILVEKPLATSLEKCERLVEIAAKKERILMVGHVFLFNRAVSVLKGYMSDGVLGKIYYIHAARTNLGPIRKDVNAIWDLAPHDISTISYLVGAQPIEVSATGSSYLSDGVQDMAFISMRYPDDVAANVHVSWLYPRKMRETTIIGSKKMAVLDDVSTLEKIKLFDKGVMKEPAYDSYGDFQLSLRSGDITIPNIEVKEPLLAECAHFIDCVLKRKRPLSDGVEGLNVVRVIEAVTKSIGMSGNPVAV